The Candidatus Zixiibacteriota bacterium genome window below encodes:
- a CDS encoding 4Fe-4S binding protein, producing the protein MVVIFQSLCLECGGCVPLCPEGALFLSFEKIECDQDLCTMCRVCIEFCPTGAIGEDSLVEV; encoded by the coding sequence ATGGTGGTGATATTCCAATCGCTTTGTCTGGAATGCGGGGGGTGTGTTCCCCTGTGTCCCGAAGGGGCCCTGTTTTTATCATTTGAAAAAATAGAATGCGATCAGGATCTTTGTACCATGTGCAGGGTCTGTATCGAATTTTGCCCCACCGGGGCCATAGGAGAGGATTCCCTTGTCGAGGTATGA
- a CDS encoding NAD(P)/FAD-dependent oxidoreductase: MSRYDAVIIGAGPAGAMAAHEIAEAGFKVLILEKHHRPGRPLCCAEAVTRQPLHDLLEPLESWIKSRINRVKVFGPWGYSFEVYHPEAGYILDRTVFDYDLASRAVEAGCRLECETIGLRLECGERLFSKLEILKPGGVKNMVEAPIFIAADGVESGIARRAGIDNDIDPTEVESLLQYRLEDISLDPETMEFHMGHDIAPGGYLWVFPRSSSAANVGLGITIKGQRSIRLENLLNGFIESRFKHSKIVEKHCGLVPKYQGRKAFRRGNLLVVGDAARALDSLTGAGIINAMKSGRYAGRAAVEYLSGRITGIDDIEELYPGRFFEEKEKELDLYLKLRQMYLRLTDDEIKDIIEVLDNYFGGKTVRSVNAFKLLAHLTRTRPRLLRLVRHLI; this comes from the coding sequence TTGTCGAGGTATGACGCGGTTATTATCGGGGCGGGACCGGCCGGGGCGATGGCGGCGCACGAAATCGCCGAAGCCGGGTTTAAGGTGCTGATCCTGGAGAAACACCATCGTCCCGGGCGGCCCCTGTGTTGTGCCGAGGCGGTGACCCGACAACCCCTTCATGACCTGCTGGAACCCCTTGAAAGCTGGATCAAAAGCCGTATCAACCGGGTGAAAGTATTTGGTCCCTGGGGATATTCGTTCGAGGTCTATCATCCGGAGGCCGGTTACATTCTGGATCGAACGGTTTTTGATTATGATCTGGCAAGCCGGGCGGTGGAAGCCGGTTGCCGTCTGGAATGCGAAACCATCGGCCTGAGACTGGAATGCGGGGAACGATTATTTTCAAAGCTTGAAATCCTTAAACCCGGCGGGGTCAAGAACATGGTGGAAGCCCCGATTTTTATTGCCGCCGATGGAGTCGAATCCGGAATCGCTCGCCGGGCGGGAATTGACAATGATATTGATCCGACCGAAGTTGAATCGTTGCTTCAATATCGGCTGGAGGATATCTCCCTCGATCCGGAAACCATGGAATTCCACATGGGTCATGACATCGCGCCGGGCGGCTATTTATGGGTTTTTCCCCGGTCCTCATCAGCAGCCAATGTCGGTCTGGGGATTACGATCAAGGGGCAGCGTTCGATAAGACTGGAGAATCTCCTGAACGGGTTTATAGAAAGTCGTTTTAAACATTCAAAGATTGTCGAGAAACACTGCGGCCTGGTACCCAAGTATCAGGGTCGGAAGGCGTTCCGGCGAGGCAATTTACTGGTGGTCGGGGATGCTGCCCGGGCTTTGGATTCTCTGACCGGGGCGGGGATCATTAATGCCATGAAATCGGGTCGTTATGCCGGCCGGGCGGCCGTCGAATATCTTTCGGGAAGAATTACCGGTATTGACGATATTGAGGAATTGTATCCGGGGCGGTTTTTTGAGGAAAAAGAGAAGGAACTGGATTTATATTTAAAATTGAGACAGATGTATTTGCGTCTTACTGACGATGAAATTAAAGATATTATTGAAGTTCTTGACAATTATTTTGGGGGTAAGACAGTCAGGAGTGTCAATGCCTTTAAACTGCTGGCCCATCTGACACGAACCAGACCGCGTTTGTTGCGGCTGGTTCGGCATTTAATCTAA
- a CDS encoding 30S ribosomal protein S20 encodes MKTSTIQRERNRNARSFMKKSIKSLRSLQSRPEAENMINSVISAIDKAAQHRVIHKNKAARDKSKLMSFVKNLPA; translated from the coding sequence ATGAAAACATCGACTATCCAGCGCGAGCGGAATCGCAATGCTCGTTCGTTTATGAAAAAGTCGATCAAGTCGCTGAGGAGTCTCCAATCTCGCCCGGAAGCGGAGAACATGATCAACAGTGTCATCAGCGCCATAGATAAGGCAGCTCAGCATCGCGTAATTCATAAAAACAAGGCGGCCAGGGATAAATCCAAATTAATGTCCTTTGTCAAAAATCTGCCCGCTTAA
- the murJ gene encoding murein biosynthesis integral membrane protein MurJ translates to MDKLRSQSFAGSAGTVSLATAFSRVLGLIREQVVAYFFGAGMATDAFVAAFRVPNLLRDLFAEGALSSAFIPVFKDKMVKSGEEAAFRLANLTLSALLLIVGLVVAIGIILTPGIIYISANGFTSEPAKFEMTVNLTRIMFVYLLMVSVSAVLMGILNSLGRFGIPALSPALFNIGMILAPIILYDYFSLPIYTLAIGVVVGGIGQLVFQLPSLYRVGFRFRFMFSLADEGIRRIGRLISPMIMGLSASRINILVNTLLASMLIEGAMSYLNYSYRLMHFPLGVFGVALGTVTLPRVSDDVARNETARLVRTFHEAIGLSMFLVIPSAVYLAGFGEDLIRLIYQRGAFGVEDTVQTARALYFYAYGLVGFAGVRVVAPVYYALGDARRPMYYSIISVLINIGLNFAFIPLWGFAGLAAATSAAGLVNLTLLIIYLRDKISGIKYRGIIVHTGKILFGAMAALILVKLIDFGIFVNMENIFGKIIVVILQVGLMGVFYVTILWFFRLNEVRRLLGLLHLKKR, encoded by the coding sequence ATGGATAAACTTCGCAGTCAATCATTCGCCGGTTCGGCCGGCACGGTTTCCCTGGCCACCGCTTTTTCGCGGGTTTTGGGTCTTATCCGCGAGCAGGTAGTGGCCTATTTTTTCGGAGCCGGGATGGCTACCGATGCATTTGTGGCGGCCTTCAGGGTCCCCAATCTGCTTCGTGACCTGTTCGCCGAGGGTGCCCTGTCGTCGGCATTTATTCCGGTTTTTAAGGATAAAATGGTTAAAAGCGGGGAGGAGGCCGCATTCCGGCTGGCCAATCTGACATTATCGGCCCTGTTATTGATTGTCGGCCTGGTGGTGGCCATCGGAATAATCCTGACTCCGGGTATAATTTATATTTCGGCCAACGGTTTCACCTCGGAGCCGGCCAAATTCGAAATGACGGTCAACCTGACGCGAATCATGTTCGTCTATCTGCTGATGGTTTCGGTTTCGGCGGTTTTGATGGGGATTTTAAACTCGCTTGGCCGGTTCGGAATTCCGGCCCTGTCTCCGGCTCTTTTCAATATCGGGATGATCCTGGCCCCAATTATCCTGTATGATTATTTCAGTCTGCCGATCTATACGCTGGCGATCGGGGTGGTAGTCGGCGGTATCGGGCAACTGGTTTTTCAACTGCCCTCGCTTTATCGGGTCGGCTTTCGATTCCGATTTATGTTCAGCCTGGCCGATGAGGGGATACGCCGAATCGGTCGGCTGATATCGCCAATGATTATGGGACTTTCGGCCTCGAGAATAAATATCCTGGTTAATACTCTTCTGGCATCGATGCTGATCGAGGGGGCAATGTCATATCTTAATTATTCTTATCGTCTGATGCATTTCCCACTGGGGGTATTCGGGGTGGCACTGGGAACGGTGACACTCCCGCGGGTTTCCGATGATGTGGCGCGAAATGAAACGGCCAGGCTGGTCAGGACTTTTCATGAGGCTATCGGCCTGTCGATGTTTCTGGTTATTCCTTCGGCGGTTTACCTGGCCGGATTCGGGGAGGATTTGATCCGGCTGATTTATCAGCGGGGGGCTTTCGGAGTTGAGGACACCGTGCAGACGGCCCGGGCACTGTATTTTTATGCATATGGTCTGGTTGGTTTTGCCGGAGTCAGGGTGGTCGCTCCGGTCTATTATGCCCTGGGTGATGCCCGGCGGCCGATGTATTACTCGATCATATCGGTCCTTATCAATATCGGTCTGAATTTCGCCTTTATTCCGCTCTGGGGATTCGCCGGTCTGGCGGCGGCCACCTCAGCGGCCGGGCTGGTTAATCTGACCCTGTTGATTATATATCTTCGAGACAAAATCAGCGGGATAAAATACCGGGGAATAATAGTTCATACCGGGAAAATTTTATTTGGAGCCATGGCGGCATTAATCCTTGTCAAATTGATCGACTTTGGTATATTTGTAAATATGGAGAATATTTTCGGCAAAATAATTGTCGTGATTTTGCAGGTCGGCCTGATGGGTGTTTTTTATGTCACCATCCTCTGGTTTTTTCGGCTGAATGAAGTCCGGCGACTGCTGGGATTATTGCATTTGAAAAAGAGATAA
- a CDS encoding ComEC/Rec2 family competence protein, with product MARKHPAILVLGAVAAGIVLADYFDIASWIFLFVALLFFPLIVWLYLKDHSCAAVLAGLVCLTALSAFSYTFRIKSFPPGHIIHLAGDGRNYTIFGTVTDWPVIKRHQTTLLLDVDSLGYEGVVRKGKGRLLLKIATETTLLEYGDRIIYHAKIYPISGGPGPTGFNYRRYLNLKEVFGTTYLPHLYTIQIDPIGGSNFYRVIGSMRSFIIDVFSRTLDSHTAALASGFLIGETRNIPVDIYNLFRDSGTLHLLAVSGSNVALIVGLFLIILRASPLKTTGRIVILLTVIVFFSFLSYNQPSVVRAAVMAALVILGRALQRRIELNNIIAATAVIILVFKPTELFDVGFQLSFITAWGLIFFVPRIDRLFGGLKTRWYYRYLILPVLVCAVAQIVSLPLSAYYFQRLPVISFLSNLVIVPLVSLMVVGEVILILSSMLLPELGFFVGSLLNPPGNLILNFLEIFGSGDLSVLLKFQVSGVILGVYFILVTLVFFGLSSLRARRMAVLAILIIANIGLSAHLFASGRGKRMTIFPVPGGMVMVNHGPPAQVIMTDLIGRDYLISETIIAPYLNISRVDRPDIIALSDDYATVREAAFLTDMYPGSQVYIPSGAIPVYFDIRGSDSLMIDSARTRFYTTAEVDFRDESPDIFLSENLIIYDCDSLALVFAGEDYNLADLVESVRTDSPADKLVLVKPNLSRSDQEILKGISDRLDVVISDRFKAVPGLYENEPPEYFETAQAGVIELVIKDGRISVED from the coding sequence TTGGCAAGAAAACACCCGGCCATACTGGTTCTCGGTGCCGTGGCTGCGGGGATAGTTCTCGCCGACTATTTTGATATTGCTTCCTGGATTTTCCTATTTGTCGCGCTGTTGTTTTTCCCGCTGATCGTCTGGCTTTACCTGAAGGATCATTCCTGTGCGGCAGTCCTGGCCGGACTGGTTTGCCTGACGGCGCTTTCGGCATTCAGTTATACTTTTCGGATAAAAAGCTTTCCGCCCGGTCATATAATTCATCTGGCCGGAGACGGGCGAAATTATACCATTTTCGGAACGGTGACCGATTGGCCGGTTATTAAACGTCATCAGACCACTCTCCTTCTCGATGTCGATTCTCTCGGTTATGAGGGAGTCGTAAGGAAGGGGAAAGGGCGGTTGCTGCTTAAAATTGCGACCGAGACAACCCTGCTGGAATATGGCGATCGAATAATTTACCATGCGAAAATCTATCCGATCAGCGGCGGACCGGGACCGACCGGTTTCAATTACCGCCGTTATCTGAATTTGAAAGAGGTCTTCGGAACCACTTATTTGCCTCACCTTTACACCATCCAGATCGACCCGATCGGGGGATCGAATTTTTATCGGGTTATCGGTTCAATGCGATCCTTTATAATCGATGTTTTTTCACGGACTCTGGACAGCCACACGGCGGCCCTGGCCTCAGGATTTTTAATTGGTGAAACGCGCAATATCCCAGTCGATATCTATAATCTTTTTCGTGACAGCGGGACGCTTCATTTGCTGGCCGTGTCCGGTTCCAATGTAGCTTTGATTGTCGGTCTGTTTTTGATAATATTGCGGGCCTCGCCGTTGAAAACGACCGGGCGGATCGTGATCCTGCTGACGGTTATAGTGTTTTTTTCCTTTTTGTCATACAATCAGCCATCGGTGGTCCGCGCGGCCGTGATGGCCGCCCTGGTGATTCTGGGCCGGGCATTGCAGCGGCGGATAGAATTGAATAATATTATCGCCGCCACAGCCGTGATAATTTTGGTTTTCAAACCGACGGAGTTGTTCGATGTCGGATTCCAGTTATCATTTATAACGGCCTGGGGATTGATTTTTTTCGTTCCCCGGATCGACCGTCTGTTTGGGGGTTTGAAAACGCGATGGTACTACAGGTATTTAATTTTACCGGTCCTGGTTTGCGCTGTGGCCCAGATAGTATCGTTACCCTTGAGTGCCTATTATTTTCAGCGCCTGCCGGTCATTTCCTTCCTTTCGAATCTGGTAATAGTTCCCCTGGTGAGTCTTATGGTGGTCGGAGAGGTCATTTTGATTCTGAGCAGTATGTTACTACCTGAACTGGGTTTTTTCGTCGGATCGCTGTTAAATCCGCCGGGGAATCTTATTTTGAATTTTTTGGAAATTTTCGGTTCGGGGGATTTGAGCGTGTTGCTGAAATTCCAGGTGTCAGGAGTGATTCTGGGAGTCTATTTTATTCTGGTCACGCTTGTTTTTTTCGGCCTGTCATCGCTTCGGGCTCGCCGTATGGCGGTGCTGGCGATTTTGATTATCGCCAATATTGGTCTGTCGGCCCATCTATTCGCCTCCGGGCGGGGAAAACGGATGACGATTTTTCCCGTTCCCGGAGGGATGGTGATGGTCAATCATGGCCCCCCGGCCCAGGTGATTATGACCGATCTGATCGGGCGCGACTATCTTATTTCGGAAACCATTATCGCTCCTTATTTGAATATCAGTCGGGTTGATCGACCTGACATTATTGCTCTTTCCGATGATTATGCCACCGTTCGGGAGGCGGCTTTTCTGACCGATATGTATCCCGGAAGTCAGGTATATATTCCATCCGGGGCGATTCCGGTTTACTTCGATATCAGGGGGAGCGACAGTCTAATGATTGATTCTGCACGGACCCGGTTTTACACTACTGCGGAAGTCGATTTTCGGGATGAATCGCCGGATATTTTTCTTTCGGAAAACCTGATAATTTATGACTGTGACTCATTGGCGCTGGTTTTCGCCGGTGAGGATTATAATCTGGCCGACCTGGTTGAATCGGTCAGGACCGATTCTCCGGCCGACAAACTGGTGCTGGTTAAGCCCAATCTAAGCAGATCAGATCAGGAAATCTTGAAGGGAATCTCGGATCGACTGGATGTCGTTATTTCTGACCGATTTAAGGCGGTTCCGGGGCTATACGAAAATGAGCCGCCGGAATACTTTGAAACCGCCCAAGCCGG